A single region of the Labeo rohita strain BAU-BD-2019 chromosome 3, IGBB_LRoh.1.0, whole genome shotgun sequence genome encodes:
- the dexi gene encoding dexamethasone-induced protein homolog: protein MTHSIYSRLDSVESLINELPYMFYLGLFFVNVLILYYAFLMEYIVLNVGIVFLPEDMDQALVDLGVLSDPASIPYDTDTELDVFEGYLE from the coding sequence ATGACACACTCAATTTACTCTCGGTTAGATTCAGTGGAATCGCTAATCAACGAGCTTCCATATATGTTTTATCTCGGCCTGTTTTTTGTCAATGTTTTAATTCTCTACTATGCCTTTTTAATGGAATACATAGTCCTTAATGTAGGGATAGTATTCTTGCCAGAGGATATGGACCAGGCACTGGTGGATTTGGGTGTACTTTCTGACCCAGCCTCTATTCCCTATGACACAGACACTGAGCTGGATGTTTTTGAGGGATATCTGGAATAA
- the ciita gene encoding MHC class II transactivator isoform X4, translating into MSELLPDSVLLEYLESFEDDFDPNFFDNFSVDTDTTFTPIPENASVLNEVENNKRKADSDKRRRPKRKRATPPCPESPSANGRSPTITPDSSFHLSSSPFQHVLRIPFSPPLLPSSGGSPLQFIQTISPLTPPLIGTVVPTGPTYVIVSPQCVSPGTQIIPLSPADGTVAPLELTGSMLPVGSSSDSAFPGLQSVDTPSPTKGSPQKNNDSTLSKTERKTRPEAPECVKDYINHMKSHMSDVCCSMRGGMGMESHYVDMHLVQRKLLIKSGKNANKCLEKELVVLSDSERRKAKLDRSQLFHNSDSKPKQSVALLGKAGVGKTTFIQRLCLDWASGSLPQFQFVFLLNCKILDLTQSNYSLKALLFDLSVSPRCEDTDSVFKHILSCPDEVLIIFDSFDHIKDFEGLLQSPAKSHTNTKYTVKQLFSGLFQKEILSGCTLLIATRPKDVLNQVLRKMDSLLELCGFCPEDIELYTSKYFRDASLQENALKQIRNHRYISSLCSNPLLCWTTCFLLEQQDGCSDDLPSTFTDLCQRVTSKHLQEASLGISSLGKNSKQLDIPQLCKIAWEGFKNHDTRVNPGSSTELLDCCLKSGILTSYKISEHQENHFADLFTQNLLSAVHLVQSKQVNEKMVVANSVVHQKKRKIQGESQDVLQRFVTGLIFQKPPDGLSILDSSINIKAKRKAVETHLESMKPNDLVPARLLELFHCVYETCSAKFAKLLLKNLPEHLSFCGTQLCPSDVYVICHLLQHASGLKRTFCINLQDTCIPISGLKELVGLKCIKSFWAHTADTIGLWEDLHQSNDELNLKSAIEKFTLEPFKATQGYHVESLPVLVQIHREKKLPISESVSALDEGVPALRHLKRVEFELGVQNGPELFPKLVEVLPSLQSLQHLDLEKNQIGDSGAEKLAGVLHFLECLKLLNLSQNHIGDAGVEKLAKALPSVPSLQSLSLYGNAIADSGAEHLALVLPNMNLLQDLDVKFNKFTDIGATKLSAALKNCTGMKSLELWNDCIPYGVFEHLRLQDSRIRSL; encoded by the exons CAACACCACCATGCCCTGAAAGTCCCTCAGCAAACGGAAGATCACCCACCATAACCCCTGACAGTAGTTTCCATCTGAGCTCAAGTCCATTCCAGCATGTACTACGCATTCCCTTCAGCCCCCCTCTTCTGCCCTCTAGTG GTGGTTCACCACTACAATTTATCCAGACGATCAGCCCTCTTACGCCACCTCTTATAGGCACTGTGGTTCCAACAGGGCCTACGTATGTAATTG TGTCGCCCCAGTGTGTGAGTCCAGGCACTCAGATAATTCCTCTTTCACCTG CTGATGGCACAGTTGCCCCGTTAGAGCTCACTGGTTCCATGCTTCCAGTTGGCTCATCCTCAGACAGCGCATTCCCGGGTTTGCAATCTGTAGACACTCCCTCCCCTACAAAAG GAAGCCCACAAAAAAACAACGATTCCACACTTTCAAAAACTGAAAGGAAAACCCGCCCAGAGGCACCAG AATGTGTTAAGGACTACATCAATCACATGAAATCCCACATGAGTGATGTCTGCTGCTCTATGCGTGGAGGCATGGGAATGGAGTCCCACTATGTGGATATGCATCTGGTTCAAAGGAAACTCCTTATCAAATCCGGCAAGAATGCAAACAAGTGTTTGGAGAAAGAACTGGTCGTCCTTAGTGATTCAGAGCGAAGGAAAGCGAAGCTGGACAGAAGCCAGTTGTTTCATAACAGTGATTCCAAACCAAAACAGTCAGTTGCTCTCCTCGGAAAAGCCGGAGTGGGGAAAACCACGTTCATTCAGCGTTTATGCTTGGACTGGGCAAGTGGCAGCCTGCCtcaatttcagtttgtttttttgttgaactgTAAAATTTTAGACCTCACCCAATCTAACTACAGCTTGAAAGCTTTACTGTTCGATTTGTCCGTGTCTCCTCGCTGCGAGGACACAGACTCTGTGTTCAAACATATTCTGTCTTGTCCCGATGAAGTTCTCATTATCTTTGACAGCTTTGATCACATCAAAGACTTTGAGGGGCTTCTCCAGTCCCCTGCtaaatcacacacaaacactaaatacaCCGTCAAACAGCTATTTTCAGGTTTGTTCCAAAAGGAAATCCTCTCAGGCTGCACGCTTCTCATTGCCACGAGACCTAAAGACGTTTTAAATCAGGTGCTTCGAAAAATGGACAGCCTTTTGGAGCTTTGCGGCTTCTGTCCTGAGGACATTGAGTTGTATACGTCAAAATATTTCAGGGATGCTTCCCTCCAAGAAAATGCACTAAAACAGATTAGGAATCACAGGTACATATCCAGTTTATGCTCCAACCCGCTGCTTTGCTGGACTACCTGCTTCCTGCTCGAGCAGCAAGACGGCTGCAGTGATGATTTGCCTTCAACTTTCACGGACTTGTGCCAAAGAGTGACCTCCAAGCATCTGCAAGAGGCTAGCCTTGGAATTAGCTCATTgggtaaaaacagtaaacagcTAGACATCCCACAGCTGTGCAAAATTGCATGGGAGGGATTCAAGAATCATGATACACGCGTAAACCCAGGCAGTTCTACAGAATTGCTGGACTGTTGTCTTAAAAGTGGCATACTAACGTCCTACAAAATATCTGAGCATCAGGAAAATCATTTTGCGGACCTTTTCACTCAGAATCTCCTGAGCGCTGTGCACCTGGTACAGTCGAAACAGGTGAACGAAAAAATGGTGGTGGCAAACAGCGTAGTCCATCAGAAGAAACGAAAGATTCAGGGAGAGTCGCAGGACGTGCTGCAGAGGTTTGTCACGGGCTTGATCTTCCAGAAGCCTCCTGATGGGCTCAGCATCCTGGACAGCAGCATCAACATAAAAGCCAAAAGAAAGGCTGTCGAAACCCATCTGGAGAGCATGAAGCCTAATGATTTGGTTCCTGCCAGGTTACTAGAACTGTTTCATTGTGTGTACGAGACCTGCAGTGCCAAATTTGCCAAACTTCTGTTGAAGAACCTGCCTGAGCATCTGTCGTTCTGTGGGACGCAACTTTGCCCGTCAGACGTGTACGTCATATGCCATCTCCTTCAGCATGCCAGCGGATTGAAGCGGACCTTCTGCATCAACCTGCAAGATACATGCATTCCCATCAGTGGCCTGAAAGAGCTTGTGGGACTCAAATGTATCAAATCATTCTG GGCACATACAGCTGACACTATTGGCTTATGGGAGGACTTGCATCAAAGCAATGATGAACTGAACCTGAAAAGTGCCATTGAGAAGTTCACCTTGGAGCCATTCAAGGCAACACAAGGGTATCACGTAGAGAGCCTGCCCGTCCTTGTCCAAATTCACAGAGAGAAGAAGTTACCAATAAG TGAATCTGTGTCTGCGCTGGATGAAGGTGTACCAGCCCTTCGGCATCTTAAGAGAGTGGAATTTGA GCTTGGAGTGCAAAACGGTCCTGAACTTTTCCCCAAACTCGTAGAGGTTCTGCCTTCTCTGCAGTCTCTCCAGCATCTAGA CCTTGAGAAAAACCAAATAGGAGACTCTGGAGCTGAGAAGCTTGCTGGCGTTTTACATTTCCTGGAATGTCTGAAATTGCTAAA TCTGTCTCAGAACCACATTGGAGATGCCGGAGTGGAAAAACTGGCTAAAGCTTTGCCATCAGTCCCTTCTCTACAGAGCCTCAG TCTCTATGGAAATGCAATTGCTGACAGTGGAGCCGAACATCTTGCTTTGGTTTTACCAAACATGAACCTCCTACAGGATCTGGA TGTAAAATTCAACAAGTTCACAGACATTGGAGCTACAAAGCTCAGCGCTGCTCTGAAAAACTGCACAGGAATGAAGTCTCTGGA GCTTTGGAATGACTGCATTCCATATGGAGTTTTTGAACACCTCCGTCTTCAAGATTCACGGATAAGATCACTTTAA
- the ciita gene encoding MHC class II transactivator isoform X3, which produces MENLCEMDAESQDNVPDPMSELLPDSVLLEYLESFEDDFDPNFFDNFSVDTDTTFTPIPENASVLNEVENNKRKADSDKRRRPKRKRATPPCPESPSANGRSPTITPDSSFHLSSSPFQHVLRIPFSPPLLPSSGGSPLQFIQTISPLTPPLIGTVVPTGPTYVIVSPQCVSPGTQIIPLSPADGTVAPLELTGSMLPVGSSSDSAFPGLQSVDTPSPTKGSPQKNNDSTLSKTERKTRPEAPECVKDYINHMKSHMSDVCCSMRGGMGMESHYVDMHLVQRKLLIKSGKNANKCLEKELVVLSDSERRKAKLDRSQLFHNSDSKPKQSVALLGKAGVGKTTFIQRLCLDWASGSLPQFQFVFLLNCKILDLTQSNYSLKALLFDLSVSPRCEDTDSVFKHILSCPDEVLIIFDSFDHIKDFEGLLQSPAKSHTNTKYTVKQLFSGLFQKEILSGCTLLIATRPKDVLNQVLRKMDSLLELCGFCPEDIELYTSKYFRDASLQENALKQIRNHRYISSLCSNPLLCWTTCFLLEQQDGCSDDLPSTFTDLCQRVTSKHLQEASLGISSLGKNSKQLDIPQLCKIAWEGFKNHDTRVNPGSSTELLDCCLKSGILTSYKISEHQENHFADLFTQNLLSAVHLVQSKQVNEKMVVANSVVHQKKRKIQGESQDVLQRFVTGLIFQKPPDGLSILDSSINIKAKRKAVETHLESMKPNDLVPARLLELFHCVYETCSAKFAKLLLKNLPEHLSFCGTQLCPSDVYVICHLLQHASGLKRTFCINLQDTCIPISGLKELVGLKCIKSFWAHTADTIGLWEDLHQSNDELNLKSAIEKFTLEPFKATQGYHVESLPVLVQIHREKKLPISESVSALDEGVPALRHLKRVEFELGVQNGPELFPKLVEVLPSLQSLQHLDLEKNQIGDSGAEKLAGVLHFLECLKLLNLSQNHIGDAGVEKLAKALPSVPSLQSLSLYGNAIADSGAEHLALVLPNMNLLQDLDVKFNKFTDIGATKLSAALKNCTGMKSLELWNDCIPYGVFEHLRLQDSRIRSL; this is translated from the exons CAACACCACCATGCCCTGAAAGTCCCTCAGCAAACGGAAGATCACCCACCATAACCCCTGACAGTAGTTTCCATCTGAGCTCAAGTCCATTCCAGCATGTACTACGCATTCCCTTCAGCCCCCCTCTTCTGCCCTCTAGTG GTGGTTCACCACTACAATTTATCCAGACGATCAGCCCTCTTACGCCACCTCTTATAGGCACTGTGGTTCCAACAGGGCCTACGTATGTAATTG TGTCGCCCCAGTGTGTGAGTCCAGGCACTCAGATAATTCCTCTTTCACCTG CTGATGGCACAGTTGCCCCGTTAGAGCTCACTGGTTCCATGCTTCCAGTTGGCTCATCCTCAGACAGCGCATTCCCGGGTTTGCAATCTGTAGACACTCCCTCCCCTACAAAAG GAAGCCCACAAAAAAACAACGATTCCACACTTTCAAAAACTGAAAGGAAAACCCGCCCAGAGGCACCAG AATGTGTTAAGGACTACATCAATCACATGAAATCCCACATGAGTGATGTCTGCTGCTCTATGCGTGGAGGCATGGGAATGGAGTCCCACTATGTGGATATGCATCTGGTTCAAAGGAAACTCCTTATCAAATCCGGCAAGAATGCAAACAAGTGTTTGGAGAAAGAACTGGTCGTCCTTAGTGATTCAGAGCGAAGGAAAGCGAAGCTGGACAGAAGCCAGTTGTTTCATAACAGTGATTCCAAACCAAAACAGTCAGTTGCTCTCCTCGGAAAAGCCGGAGTGGGGAAAACCACGTTCATTCAGCGTTTATGCTTGGACTGGGCAAGTGGCAGCCTGCCtcaatttcagtttgtttttttgttgaactgTAAAATTTTAGACCTCACCCAATCTAACTACAGCTTGAAAGCTTTACTGTTCGATTTGTCCGTGTCTCCTCGCTGCGAGGACACAGACTCTGTGTTCAAACATATTCTGTCTTGTCCCGATGAAGTTCTCATTATCTTTGACAGCTTTGATCACATCAAAGACTTTGAGGGGCTTCTCCAGTCCCCTGCtaaatcacacacaaacactaaatacaCCGTCAAACAGCTATTTTCAGGTTTGTTCCAAAAGGAAATCCTCTCAGGCTGCACGCTTCTCATTGCCACGAGACCTAAAGACGTTTTAAATCAGGTGCTTCGAAAAATGGACAGCCTTTTGGAGCTTTGCGGCTTCTGTCCTGAGGACATTGAGTTGTATACGTCAAAATATTTCAGGGATGCTTCCCTCCAAGAAAATGCACTAAAACAGATTAGGAATCACAGGTACATATCCAGTTTATGCTCCAACCCGCTGCTTTGCTGGACTACCTGCTTCCTGCTCGAGCAGCAAGACGGCTGCAGTGATGATTTGCCTTCAACTTTCACGGACTTGTGCCAAAGAGTGACCTCCAAGCATCTGCAAGAGGCTAGCCTTGGAATTAGCTCATTgggtaaaaacagtaaacagcTAGACATCCCACAGCTGTGCAAAATTGCATGGGAGGGATTCAAGAATCATGATACACGCGTAAACCCAGGCAGTTCTACAGAATTGCTGGACTGTTGTCTTAAAAGTGGCATACTAACGTCCTACAAAATATCTGAGCATCAGGAAAATCATTTTGCGGACCTTTTCACTCAGAATCTCCTGAGCGCTGTGCACCTGGTACAGTCGAAACAGGTGAACGAAAAAATGGTGGTGGCAAACAGCGTAGTCCATCAGAAGAAACGAAAGATTCAGGGAGAGTCGCAGGACGTGCTGCAGAGGTTTGTCACGGGCTTGATCTTCCAGAAGCCTCCTGATGGGCTCAGCATCCTGGACAGCAGCATCAACATAAAAGCCAAAAGAAAGGCTGTCGAAACCCATCTGGAGAGCATGAAGCCTAATGATTTGGTTCCTGCCAGGTTACTAGAACTGTTTCATTGTGTGTACGAGACCTGCAGTGCCAAATTTGCCAAACTTCTGTTGAAGAACCTGCCTGAGCATCTGTCGTTCTGTGGGACGCAACTTTGCCCGTCAGACGTGTACGTCATATGCCATCTCCTTCAGCATGCCAGCGGATTGAAGCGGACCTTCTGCATCAACCTGCAAGATACATGCATTCCCATCAGTGGCCTGAAAGAGCTTGTGGGACTCAAATGTATCAAATCATTCTG GGCACATACAGCTGACACTATTGGCTTATGGGAGGACTTGCATCAAAGCAATGATGAACTGAACCTGAAAAGTGCCATTGAGAAGTTCACCTTGGAGCCATTCAAGGCAACACAAGGGTATCACGTAGAGAGCCTGCCCGTCCTTGTCCAAATTCACAGAGAGAAGAAGTTACCAATAAG TGAATCTGTGTCTGCGCTGGATGAAGGTGTACCAGCCCTTCGGCATCTTAAGAGAGTGGAATTTGA GCTTGGAGTGCAAAACGGTCCTGAACTTTTCCCCAAACTCGTAGAGGTTCTGCCTTCTCTGCAGTCTCTCCAGCATCTAGA CCTTGAGAAAAACCAAATAGGAGACTCTGGAGCTGAGAAGCTTGCTGGCGTTTTACATTTCCTGGAATGTCTGAAATTGCTAAA TCTGTCTCAGAACCACATTGGAGATGCCGGAGTGGAAAAACTGGCTAAAGCTTTGCCATCAGTCCCTTCTCTACAGAGCCTCAG TCTCTATGGAAATGCAATTGCTGACAGTGGAGCCGAACATCTTGCTTTGGTTTTACCAAACATGAACCTCCTACAGGATCTGGA TGTAAAATTCAACAAGTTCACAGACATTGGAGCTACAAAGCTCAGCGCTGCTCTGAAAAACTGCACAGGAATGAAGTCTCTGGA GCTTTGGAATGACTGCATTCCATATGGAGTTTTTGAACACCTCCGTCTTCAAGATTCACGGATAAGATCACTTTAA